ATCGTCTTACCTTCCATGGCATCTGCTATCGTTGTCAAGATAAAGTAAAAGAAGAAGAAGTTGAATAAAGTAAAATGAGTCCTTTAACTGAAAAGGGCTTTTTTCTTTTTTGGGGAAAGAATAGTATGAAATAATTCTCTCTATTAATGAAGACTAGGTATAAAACTTGTACATTCTGGCATAGCTTTTACTAGTAATCATTAATTGGGGGAAGAGAGATGTCATTTATTAAAATTGCATTTCAAACGATAAAGGTCTTTATCATTTTCACTGGGTGCACGATTCTATTTTATTATGGTATCATGTGGGTATCCGAAGAATATCAAAATTATCATCGCTATGATGAACCGGAAGGAGCTGCATTAAAAGTATCTAATGCAGTCAATGAAGAGAATTCTTCCTTGTTAGATCGGCTGATGTTGTTTTACTTAAATGGGGAGTAATGTGATGGAAGATCAATTAAAAGATTTTATGCATTTTTTAATAGTGGAAAAAGGGCTTGCAAAGAATACGATTGTATCTTATGAGCGGGATTTAAAAAGCTATCTTCATTATTTAAGAAATGTTGAATCTATTTTAGATTTAAATGAAGTGCAGCGTATTCATATTGTGCATTTTTTAGGATTTTTAAAAGAACAAGGAAAATCCTCAAAGACTTTAGCGAGACATATTGCATCGGTTCGTGCCTTTCATCAATTTTTATTACGGGATAAGGCAACGGATCAAGATCCATCTGTTTTGATTGAAACACCCAGACTAGAGAAGACCTTACCAAAGGTGCTAAGTTTACAAGAGGTAGAAATCCTTCTAGATACTCCAAAACAAAATGACCACTTTGGTATTAGGGATAAAGCGATGCTTGAGCTTTTATATGCAACTGGAATCCGCGTGAGTGAGTTAATTAGCTTGGATCTCGATAATGTCCACTTAACTATGGGGTTTGTTCGTTGTATTGGAAAAGGAAATAAGGAGCGAATTATTCCAATAGGCCGTACAGCCTCCGAAGCATTGAAGATTTATCTAGAACAAGGAAGACCGCATTTTGTTTCAAAGGAAACAAGAGAGCAAGCATTGTTTTTAAATCATCAGGGAAAGCGCTTAACGAGGCAAGGATTTTGGAAAATATTGAAAAAATTAACAAAAGAGGCGGGAATAGAAAAAGATTTAACACCGCATACATTAAGACATTCTTTTGCTACCCATCTTTTAGAAAATGGGGCAGATTTGAGAGCAGTTCAAGAAATGTTGGGACATGCCGATATCTCAACAACCCAAATATACACACATGTAACAAAAACAAGACTGAAGGATGTATATAGTAAATTTCATCCTAGAGCTTAGGAGATTACTAGATAACCTGTAAAGTCACAAAAGTGTCAAAAAGCTGCTGAAAATTTCAGCAGCTTTTTCTTGTATTTTCAAAAACATCTAGTAAAATAGAGATGAGATGTCAGACTTCTGACAAATAGAAATTTATTATGTCTCATAATCCTAAATTAATGCGGGAAATATAGTATTGTAATTTTACTATTTGCAAACGGTTTCTATGAATAAAAGGAGGAAGAATCGCATGGGTATAAATACATATAAACGGATTTTCATTATTGTTATGGATTCAGTAGGTATCGGTGAGGCGCCAGATGCTGAACGCTTTGGAGATAAAGGAGCAGATACGTTAGGGCATATTGCTGAAAGAATGAATGGACTTAACATGCCAAACATGGGCAAATTAGGCTTAAGTAATATCCGTGAACTTAAAGGAATAGAAAAGGCGGAAAAACCGTTAGCTTATTATACAAAAATGATGGAAGCATCGAACGGAAAAGACACCATGACTGGGCATTGGGAAATTATGGGTTTAAATATTCAAACACCGTTCAGAGTGTTCCCTGATGGGTTTCCTGCTGAACTTATCTCCGAATTAGAACAACGCACTGGTAGAAAGATTATTGGAAATAAGCCTGCAAGTGGGACAGAAATTCTCGATGAACTTGGTGAAGAACATATAAAGACAGGTGCATTGATTGTCTATACCTCTGCAGATTCTGTCCTCCAAATTGCGGCACATGAAGAAATTATTCCGATTGAAGAACAGTATAAAATCTGTAAAATCGCTCGTGAATTAACACTTGATGAAAAGTATATGGTTGGTCGCGTTATCGCTCGTCCTTTCTTAGGGGAACCAGGAAACTTTAAACGTACAGCAAATCGCCATGATTATGCATTAAAACCATTTGACCGGACTGTAATGAGTGAACTGAAGGATGCAGGTTTAGATGTTATAGCAATCGGAAAAATTTCTGATATTTATGATGGCGAAGGTGTGACAAAGTCACTAAGAACTGTCTCTAATATGGACGGAATGGATAAGTTAGTTGAAACTTTTGACATGGATTTCACAGGCATTAGCTTTTTAAACCTCGTTGATTTTGATGCATTATACGGTCACCGCCGTGATCCTGAGGGTTATGGAAAGGCATTGGAGGAATATGATGCACGTCTGCCTGAAGTATTTGCAAAAATGAATGAAGATGATCTTCTAATGATTACAGCTGACCATGGAAATGACCCTGTTGCACCAGGTACAGACCATACACGTGAATATGTACCACTTCTTGTATATTCAAAGGGAATGGCTGAAGGGAAAGAAATTTCAATGCGTGAAACCTTTGCTGATCTAGGAGCAACGGTTGCTGATAACTTTAATGTCAAGATGCCTAACTACGGTAAGAGCTTCTTAAATGAATTGAAATAAATTGAGTCGCCAAAAATGAATGCTGTTAAATTTAATAGCCTAAAAAGGAGTAAGATGATGAACTTCGAAACAATTAATACTGCCGCTACTTTTTTGAAGGGGAAATATGCAAATACCCCAAAAATAGGTTTAATACTAGGATCTGGTCTGGGAGTTTTAGCAGATGAAATTGAAAACCCAGTAAAAATTCCTTACAACGAGATTCTGGACTTTCCAATTTCAACAGTTGAAGGACATGCTGGACAATTAGTCTTTGGTTTGCTAAGTGGTGTAGAGGTTGTAGCAATGCAGGGCCGCTTCCATTTCTACGAAGGATATAGTATGGATAAAGTTACATTTCCTGTACGTGTTATGAAGGAGCTAGGAGTTGAAGTTCTTATTGTGACCAATGCTGCAGGAGGGGTAAATGAAAGCTTCTCAGCTGGAGATCTAATGATTATTACTGATCACATTAATAATATGGGAACAAACCCGTTAATTGGACCAAATGATTCGAAGCTTGGCGTGCGCTTCCCTGACATGTCAGAGGCATATACAAAAGAGTTGCGTCAATTAGCGAAAGGCATTGCCGAGCGTCTAAATATTAAGGTTCAAGAAGGGGTTTACCTTGGAAATCCAGGCCCGGTTTATGAAACACCAGCTGAAATCCGCATGGCAAGAGTACTTGGCGGGGATGCAGTTGGAATGTCTACAGTTCCAGAAGTAATTGTTGCGCGTCACAGTGGAATGAAGATTCTTGGGATTTCATGTATTTCCAATATGGCAGCGGGTATCCTTGACCAGCCGTTAACACATGATGAAGTCATTGAAACAACAGAAAGAGTAAAAGCAGACTTCCTTCGTTATATTAAAGAAATAGTAAAAAACATTGGATAATGTGTTATAGAACATTGTTGACTATTATACTCTGTTGATTGGAGCGGAAATCAACAGGAAATTGTAACAAAGCCAAAATATTAAATACTAAGAAGTGGTGATATTCATGAGAATGGTTGACTTAATAGAGAAAAAAAGAGATGGACAGGAATTATCAACAGAAGAAATTAAGTTCATTATTAACGGATATACAGATGGTTCAATCCCTGATTATCAAGTAAGTGCCTTAACCATGGCAATTTTCTTTCAAGGTATGACCGAAAAAGAAAGAGCGGATTTAACTATGGCAATGGTTGAATCAGGAGATCAAATTGACTTATCTCAAATAGAAGGAATCAAGGTTGATAAACACTCAACTGGTGGTGTAGGTGATACAACTACACTTGTTCTTGGACCACTTGTTGCAGCATTAGGTGTACCGGTTGCGAAAATGTCTGGGCGTGGATTAGGGCATACAGGCGGGACAATTGATAAATTAGAAGCAGTAAAAGGATTCCATGTTGAAATCGAAAATGATGAATTTATGGATCTTGTTAATAAAAATAAAATTGCGGTTATCGGCCAAAGTGGTAACTTAACTCCTGCAGATAAAAAGCTATATGCGCTTAGAGATGTAACTGCAACAGTTGATAGCATTCCACTCATTGCAAGTTCGATTATGAGTAAGAAAATTGCTGCTGGTGCAGATGCAATCGTTCTTGATGTTAAAACTGGTGCTGGGGCATTTATGAAAACTTTGGATGACTCAAGGGAACTGGCTAAAGCAATGGTTCGCATCGGGAACAATGTTGGAAGAAGAACTATGGCCGTGATCTCGGATATGAGCCAGCCACTTGGATATGCAATCGGTAATGCTTTAGAAGTTAAAGAAGCCATTGATACTTTAAAAGGTGAAGGTCCAGAAGACTTGACAGAACTTTGCTTAACACTCGGAAGCCATATGGTGTACTTAGCTGAAAAAGCAAGTTCATTAGAAGAAGCACGTACTCTCCTTGAAAATGTGATTAAAGATGGTTCGGCACTTGAAAAGTTAAAAGTATTCTTAAGTTCTCAAGGTGGAGATGCTTCCATAGTTGATGACCCGTCTAAAATGCCACAGGCAGAATATATTATTGAATTAGAAGCGAAAGAAGATGGATATGTTTCAGAAATTGTAGCCGATGAAGTAGGAACTGCTGCAATGCTTCTTGGTGCAGGAAGAGCAACAAAAGAATCAGTCATCGACCTAGCTGTAGGACTTGTTTTAAGAAAGAAAATCGGCGACCAAGTGAAAAAAGGCGACTCATTAGTAACTATCTACAGTAATTTTGAAGATGTAAATGAAGTCAAAGAGAAACTTTATGAAAACATCAAAATTTCCTCTTCAAAAGTAGAAGCACCAATTCTTGTACATGAAGAAATTACTCAATAATTGATTAATATAAAAAGACTGTTATAAAGAACAATGTTGATTTTTATAACCTGTTGATTGGAGTGGAAGGCACGAAGACTCCTGTGGGAGTATGGTTCAGGGGAGACCCCGCAGGCGCAAGCGCCGAGGAGGCTCGCCGAAACACCCACGAACCGCTCGTGCCTGGAGCGGAAATCAACAGACATGTTTGACAGTAAGCAAAGGCTGACTCATTTGGGTCAGCCTTTATTTTTTTATACAAGAGAGGTAAAAATTGTATAAAGTAATTTATTTTGGAAAAAATGGAGGCTATAAAGAATGGAGGGTTATGCGAATGAAAAGAATGGTCTCTTTATTAGTGACATCTTTATTACTTACAAGTTTATGGGGGCCAGCTGCTTTTGCAGCTGAAGAAAAGAAGAGTACTGACATTGTCAGTGATGTGAAATCTGCCATTTTAATTGAACGAGATACGGGTACAGTCCTTTATGAGAAAAATAGTAATGATGAACTGCCGCCTGCTAGTATGACAAAAATCATGACAATGCTTTTAATAATGGAAGCAATTGATAAAGGTAAGCTTACCTGGAATGAAAAAATACGGACAAGTGAATACGCAGCTTCAATGGGAGGATCGCAGATTTTCCTTGAACCTGGTGAAGAAATGACTACAAAGGAAATGTTAAGAGGAATTGCTATTGGTTCCGGTAATGATGCTTCGGTGGCCATGGCTGAGAGAATAGCAGGTTCAGAAGAAGCATTTGTTGATATGATGAATGATAAAGCAAAAGAGCTAGGATTAAAGCACACTTTCTTTAAAAATACTACAGGGCTCCCAGTGAGCGGACATTATAGTACAGCAGCTGACATGGCTATGATGGCAAAAGAACTGCTCAAATATGAAGACATCACAAAATTCACAGGAATGTATGAAGCCTATCTCCGTGAGAATACAGATAAGAAGTTTTGGCTGGTTAATACGAATAAATTAGTTCGATTTTATCCTGGCGTAGATGGATTGAAAACTGGCTTTACTGCTGAAGCAAAATATTGCTTAACGGCAACAGCACAAAAAGATGGCATGCGTGTCATTGCAGTGGTTTTTGGCGCCCCGACATCAAAGGAAAGAAATGCACAAGTAACGAAAATGCTGGATTATGCCTTTAGTCAATATAAAACACACCCAATGTTTAAACGGAGTCAAACGATAGGTGAAGCAAGAATTAGTAAAGGGAAAGAAAAAACAGTTAAAGCGGTGACAAGTGAACCTCTTTCCTTACTAACAAAAAAAGGTGAAAAGACTGAAAATGTTAAACAAAAAATAGTAATGGCCAAAAATCTGAAGGCACCAATTGCCAAAGGGGATCAAGTAGGGACCATTCAATTGATTAAGAATGGTAAAGTCATTCTCGAAAGTCCTTTAGTAGCAAATAAAGCAGTCAAGGAAGCAGGTTGGTGGACATTATATAAGCGTTCATTTGGTATGTTTACCAAAGCGGGTAAATAACCGTTGTCGAAACAACCTATAATGTAACTAGTTTTAGCGAAAAACGACTAGTTTTGTAATGACAGAAGGATATTAGCTGTCAAAAAGCGAATTGACTCACTATACCAGATTAAGGAGGCCGGGGATAGTGAGTCTTAATATTAATATGGAAACAAAACATGACGTATTATGCATTCGCTTAAGTGGTGAACTGGATCACCATACAGCTGATGATTTACGGCAAAAAGCAACTGCAGTAATTGAAAAGAATGAAATTCGTCATATTGTCTTAAATTTAGAACACCTTTCCTTTATGGATAGCTCTGGATTAGGAGTGATCTTAGGAAGATATAAACAAATTAAACAGGTGCACGGTGAAATGGTTGTTTGTGCAATTTCCCCTGCAATTCAAAGATTATTCGACATGTCTGGTTTATTTAAAATTATCAAAATGGAACCGACTGAGGAATTTGCATTGCAAAGATTGGGGGTGGCCTGAGTGAAGAATGAAATGAATCTTCAATTCAGTGCGTTAAGTCAAAATGAATCGTTTGCCCGTGTAACTGTTGCTGCTTTTATTGCTCAACTAGATCCAACAATGGATGAATTAACGGAAATAAAAACAGTTGTCTCTGAAGCCGTAACAAATGCCATTATACATGGATATGAAAATGATCCGAGTGGTACGGTTTTCATCCAAGTAATTATTGAAGATAACATGATTGATATGACAATAAAAGATAATGGATTAGGTATTGTAGATGTGGAAGAAGCTCGTCAGCCATTATTTACAACAAAGCCGGACTTAGAACGTTCCGGCATGGGTTTTACCATCATGGAGAATTTCATGGATGAGGTAGAGGTTCATTCACAGCCGGGTCGAGGAACCGAAGTCAGATTACGAAAGCATTTACAATCCCGCAAAATGCTTTGCAATTAAGGAGACTTGCCGATGGATGTGGAGGTCAAGAACGATAAAAGTCAAACGTATTTAAAGGATCATGAAGTGAAAGAGCTCATTAAAAAGAGCCAGGATGGTGACCAGGGGGCACGAGATCTTATTGTAGAAAAGAATATGCGTCTTGTCTGGTCTGTCGTTCAAAGGTTTCTTAATAGGGGCTACGACCCTGACGATCTATTTCAGATTGGGTGTATCGGCTTATTAAAATCAGTAGATAAGTTTGACCTTTCCTACGATGTTAAGTTTTCCACATATGCTGTACCAATGATCATTGGTGAAATCCAACGATTTATCCGCGATGATGGAACAGTTAAGGTTAGCCGGTCACTCAAAGAAATGGGAAATAAAATCCGAAAAGCCAAGGATGAATTATCGAAAGTACTTGGAAGAATTCCAACTGTTAATGAAATTTCTGCCCATTTAGAGCTTTCGCCAGAAGACGTCATTCTTGCCCAAGAGGCAAGCAGAACACCTTCGTCTATACATGAAACTGTGTATGAAAATGATGGTGACCCTATTACATTACTTGATCAGATTGACGATGGTAATGAGGGGAAATGGTTTGATAAAATTGCCCTGAAAGAAGCAATTCGGGAATTGGATGAACGAGAAAGACTTATTGTTTATTTACGCTATTACAAAGATCAAACACAATCAGAAGTTGCTATGAGGCTTGGAATTTCACAAGTTCAAGTTTCAAGGCTTGAGAAAAAGATATTACAGCAAATGAAAGACCGTATGGATCTATGATCCAACGGTTTTTTTATTGGAAAAAAATGTGCTTTTTATCCATTTATACATGAAATGATTAGTTCCAAACCATACTATTTATACGAGGATATTATTGTGTGGGAAGTGAGTGTTTTGGATAAAACAATCTACATCCGCATGCGGAATCGTGTTCAGGCCCAACCTGATGGAAAGATTTGCTTAAAAGATGTTGCTCAAATAATTGCCCCAGAAATGGTTCTTCCCAATTTAAAATCTATGATGATTCATCAACTTACAGAAAAGGACCGTAATATTGTTGTTATTGATGTAATGAAAGTAATTCAACTAATAACAAATAAGTTTGAAGATTTGGAGGTACAAACGATTGGTCCTGCTCAAACAATTATTGAAGTCATAGTAAAGAAAAAGGGAGTGTCTATCCCCTTTTTTCTATTGATTTGGTTTCTATTATTTTTTGGTTCTGCCATGGCAATCATGAATTTTCATGATGATGTCAGTATGAGAAGTGTCCAAGAAAAGCTGTATACCATGATTACAGGTCGTAAAGAAGCAAAACCATTATTATTTCAAATTCCTTACTCGATAGGTTTAGGACTTGGAATGATCCTGTTTTTTAATCATGTTTTTAAGAAACGAATTAATGATGAGCCTAGTCCTCTTGAAGTTGAGATGTTTAATTATCAAATGGATTTAGATAATTACGTAATCATTCATGAAAATAAAGAAAGTATGAAGCAACTCCATGACAACAATTAAAATTATCGCTGTAAGCTTTCTGGGAATTGCAAGTGGGTTAGCAGTAGGATCTGGCTTTGTTGCTTTTCTTACTGTCCTGGGAGTGATTCCAAGATTAACTCAACTTACAAAGACAATGAAGATGATCCAACAGTATGAATGGGCAGTAGTTATTGGGGCATTAACAGGGGTAGTTGCAAGCCTTAGAGATCCAGTATTACATATTTGGCCGTACACTTTAATTCTCTTAGGAGTGACAGGTGGGATCTTCGTTGGGATGTTAGCTGCCGCACTTACAGAAGTACTAAATGTTTTACCTATACTTGTAAAAAGAATTCGATTGGATGGGGAAATTATCATATTAATTATGGCGATTGTGCTCGGGAAAATTGTTGGATCACTTTTTCAATGGCTATATTTTGTGGATCATTAAATAAATAACTGTCTAGCAAAGCACAGCAGATTCACTCATTAGCTGGTGCATACGCTTTTCTAATGAAAGGACATCAAAGAATGAGTAATCGGAGACGAGTCATTCTAGTAACTGACGGTGATGAATATGCAAAAAGAGCTATCGAGCATGTTGCTCGTGAAATTGGCGGTCGCTGTATTTCCCGTTCACAAGGAAATCCGTCTAGATTAACCGGGCCTGAGATCGTCCGGTTAATAAAAGAAGCGCCATTTGATCCTGTATTAGTTATGTTTGATGATAGCGGCATCGTTGGGGAAGGTGCTGGCGAGAAAGCATTAAAATATGTTGCTAAACATAAAGACATTGAAGTGTTGGGCATCATTGCAGTTGCAGCAAAATCAAGACATGAGGAATGGGCCAGGGTAGATGTGAGCATTGACCGTGATGGGGAGTTAACTCCCTATGGTGTTGATAAATTTGGTATAGCTGAACTTGAAGTCGGAAGAATAAACGGAGATACAGTTTACTGTCTTGATGATTTGGATGTACCAATTATTGTAGGTGTAGGTGATGTGGGGAAAATGGCGAGGCATGACTCCTATAAGCAGGGTTCCCCTATTACAAAGAAAGCAGTAGAGCTAATACTAGAAAGGAGCGGCTTCCATGGCAAGAAGTAACGAGCAAAAATGGCCAATCCCTGAATCGGTCCATGAAACAGAGAATTATATGAAACAACGAGTAGGACTGGGAATTAGTTTTGATCTAGGAGTTAGAAAATTAAACGTTCTCAAGACAGATGTACAAATTTATTTCTGTAATGGTTTGTGTGATACTCGTTTCGTTATTGAATTAATTGAAGAGTTGGTACAACTCAACGACCATGAAAAACAATCAACAGACATATATAAACTTATTTATAATCGTCTTCTTAATCAATCTGTTCAGCCGATAAAAACACTTAATGAACTGGTAGACTTTGTATTATCTGGATTAATAGTAGTAGTAATCGATGGGGTCGATATTGCTCTTGCGGTAGATGTTAGGAGTTATCCCGGGCGTTCCCCTCAAGAACCTGATACTGAAAAAGTGGTTCGTGGTTCCCGTGATGGATTCGTAGAAAATATTATATTGAACACCGCTTTAACAAGAAGAAGAATTCGTGATGAACGCCTTCGTTTTGAGATGTTAAAGGTAGGAGAACGGTCAAAAACAGATGTGGCACTAGGTTACATAGAGGATGTTGCCGATGGAGATTTAATCAATATTCTTAGAAAAGAAATCCAAGCCATTCAAGTTGACGGCATACCTTTGGCTGATAAAACACTGGAAGAATTTATCTTAAAACAAGGATGGAATCCCTTCCCAATGGTAAGATATACGGAGAGAGCAGATGTAGCTGCTGCACATCTTTTAGAGGGACATGTAATCATATATTGTGATACTTCTCCTAGTGTAATCATCTCACCAACAACCTATTTTCATCATGTACAGCATGCTGAAGAATTCCGTGAATCACCTGCAGCAGGAACATTTGTCCGTTGGACCCGTTTTTTAGGTGTACTCACATCTATTCTATTACTACCTTTGTGGCTATTATTTGTTCTAGAGCCTTCTATGTTACCTGAAAAAATTTCGTTTATTGGACCCAATGAACAAACTAATATTCCTGTTGTTGTCCAATTAATTCTGGCGGATTTTGGTATAGAGTTTTTACGTATGGCCGCCATACATACACCAACCCCATTATCAACAGCGATGGGTTTAATTGCAGCGGTCTTGATTGGTCAAATTGCAATTGATGTAGGTTTGTTTGTGCCAGAGGTCATTTTATATGTAGCTGTTGCAGGTATTGGTTCCTTTACCACTCCAAGCTATGAATTAGGTGTAGCTAATAAAATGTTACGGATAACATTGACTATTTTGGTTGCTTTGTTCCACGCACCGGGTTTTATCATAGGTACCACCTTAATGTTTATTTATCTAGCTAAAATGCGCGCACTTAATACACCATATTTGTGGCCATTTCTCCCTTTTGAGCCAAAAGGATTTATGCAGATTGTCTTTCGCAGAGCCATTCCTGGTTCATTACTTAGACCAAGCATTGTTCATCCAAGGAATCGTTTCAGACAGCCACCAAAAGCAAACGAGAAATAATTGCGGTTTTATTTCAGGTGTGCTAAAGTAATTTTAATTAAATACAGTGTTAAAGTATTGTGAATAGGCAGTATCTTACGTAGATTCTGTCTATTTATTATTATATTTTTTAGCACTGTCTACATAAACTATAGTGAATGGTATGGAGAGTGGGGAAGGAAATGTATTTTTACGGGTCAACAGGGATAAATAAAAGTGGAAATTTAGAGATAGGAGGAGTCGATGCTATTGAATTAGCGCAGACATTTGGTACTCCTCTTTATGTATATGATGTGGCATTAATGAGAGAAAGAGCTAGAGGCTTCAAGAAGACCTTTGAAGACCAAAATATTAATGCACAAGTGGCGTATGCAAGTAAAGCGTTTTCGACCGTAGCGATGATTCAGTTAGCCGAAGAGGAAGGGCTATCACTTGATGTTGTATCGGGAGGGGAACTATATACAGCAATTGTTGCTGGATTCCCTGTTGAACGAATCCACTTTCATGGAAACAATAAAAGCCGTGAAGAATTGGAAATGGCTTTGGATCATCAAATTGGTTGTATTGTTGTTGACAATTTTCATGAAATTGAGCTTTTAAAAGCTATTTGTCAGGAAAAAAATGCGAAGGTAAGCATTCTTTTGCGTATCACACCAGGAATTGAAGCACATACCCATGATTATATTTTAACTGGTCAGGAGGATTCGAAATTTGGATTTGACCTTCAAAACGGACAGGCAGCAAAAGCGTTAGAAACGGTACTTGATTTCCATTATTTTGATGTCCTTGGTTTGCACTGCCACATCGGTTCTCAGATTTTTGAAACTACAGGGTTTTTACTTGCGGCTAAGAAAATTGTAGAAAAGATGGCAGAGTGGAAGAAGACCTATTTATTTGAAGCAAAAGTGTTAAATTTAGGAGGCGGTTTTGGAATCCGCTATACGAAAGAGGATGAGCCCATACCTCCAGCACAATATGTAAGTGAGATTATTAAAGAAGTAAAGAAGTTAACGAAGCATTATACATTAAAAATGCCTGAAATTTGGATTGAGCCTGGCCGTTCACTAGTAGGTGATGCGGGCATTACACTTTATAAAGTAGGTTCGTCTAAGGAGGTTCCAGGTGTAAGGAAATATTTGGCGGTGGATGGTGGTATGAGTGATAACATCAGGCCAGCTCTTTATAGTGCTAAATATGAGGCGGTTCTTGCAAATAGACCTTTAGCAAAAACAAATGAGACAGTCTCCATTGCAGGAAAATGTTGCGAGTCTGGTGATATGTTAATTTGG
The window above is part of the Bacillus sp. SORGH_AS_0510 genome. Proteins encoded here:
- a CDS encoding D-alanyl-D-alanine carboxypeptidase family protein, with the translated sequence MKRMVSLLVTSLLLTSLWGPAAFAAEEKKSTDIVSDVKSAILIERDTGTVLYEKNSNDELPPASMTKIMTMLLIMEAIDKGKLTWNEKIRTSEYAASMGGSQIFLEPGEEMTTKEMLRGIAIGSGNDASVAMAERIAGSEEAFVDMMNDKAKELGLKHTFFKNTTGLPVSGHYSTAADMAMMAKELLKYEDITKFTGMYEAYLRENTDKKFWLVNTNKLVRFYPGVDGLKTGFTAEAKYCLTATAQKDGMRVIAVVFGAPTSKERNAQVTKMLDYAFSQYKTHPMFKRSQTIGEARISKGKEKTVKAVTSEPLSLLTKKGEKTENVKQKIVMAKNLKAPIAKGDQVGTIQLIKNGKVILESPLVANKAVKEAGWWTLYKRSFGMFTKAGK
- a CDS encoding stage V sporulation protein AA; this encodes MDKTIYIRMRNRVQAQPDGKICLKDVAQIIAPEMVLPNLKSMMIHQLTEKDRNIVVIDVMKVIQLITNKFEDLEVQTIGPAQTIIEVIVKKKGVSIPFFLLIWFLLFFGSAMAIMNFHDDVSMRSVQEKLYTMITGRKEAKPLLFQIPYSIGLGLGMILFFNHVFKKRINDEPSPLEVEMFNYQMDLDNYVIIHENKESMKQLHDNN
- a CDS encoding purine-nucleoside phosphorylase — its product is MNFETINTAATFLKGKYANTPKIGLILGSGLGVLADEIENPVKIPYNEILDFPISTVEGHAGQLVFGLLSGVEVVAMQGRFHFYEGYSMDKVTFPVRVMKELGVEVLIVTNAAGGVNESFSAGDLMIITDHINNMGTNPLIGPNDSKLGVRFPDMSEAYTKELRQLAKGIAERLNIKVQEGVYLGNPGPVYETPAEIRMARVLGGDAVGMSTVPEVIVARHSGMKILGISCISNMAAGILDQPLTHDEVIETTERVKADFLRYIKEIVKNIG
- the sigF gene encoding RNA polymerase sporulation sigma factor SigF, yielding MDVEVKNDKSQTYLKDHEVKELIKKSQDGDQGARDLIVEKNMRLVWSVVQRFLNRGYDPDDLFQIGCIGLLKSVDKFDLSYDVKFSTYAVPMIIGEIQRFIRDDGTVKVSRSLKEMGNKIRKAKDELSKVLGRIPTVNEISAHLELSPEDVILAQEASRTPSSIHETVYENDGDPITLLDQIDDGNEGKWFDKIALKEAIRELDERERLIVYLRYYKDQTQSEVAMRLGISQVQVSRLEKKILQQMKDRMDL
- the xerD gene encoding site-specific tyrosine recombinase XerD, with product MEDQLKDFMHFLIVEKGLAKNTIVSYERDLKSYLHYLRNVESILDLNEVQRIHIVHFLGFLKEQGKSSKTLARHIASVRAFHQFLLRDKATDQDPSVLIETPRLEKTLPKVLSLQEVEILLDTPKQNDHFGIRDKAMLELLYATGIRVSELISLDLDNVHLTMGFVRCIGKGNKERIIPIGRTASEALKIYLEQGRPHFVSKETREQALFLNHQGKRLTRQGFWKILKKLTKEAGIEKDLTPHTLRHSFATHLLENGADLRAVQEMLGHADISTTQIYTHVTKTRLKDVYSKFHPRA
- a CDS encoding pyrimidine-nucleoside phosphorylase, whose amino-acid sequence is MRMVDLIEKKRDGQELSTEEIKFIINGYTDGSIPDYQVSALTMAIFFQGMTEKERADLTMAMVESGDQIDLSQIEGIKVDKHSTGGVGDTTTLVLGPLVAALGVPVAKMSGRGLGHTGGTIDKLEAVKGFHVEIENDEFMDLVNKNKIAVIGQSGNLTPADKKLYALRDVTATVDSIPLIASSIMSKKIAAGADAIVLDVKTGAGAFMKTLDDSRELAKAMVRIGNNVGRRTMAVISDMSQPLGYAIGNALEVKEAIDTLKGEGPEDLTELCLTLGSHMVYLAEKASSLEEARTLLENVIKDGSALEKLKVFLSSQGGDASIVDDPSKMPQAEYIIELEAKEDGYVSEIVADEVGTAAMLLGAGRATKESVIDLAVGLVLRKKIGDQVKKGDSLVTIYSNFEDVNEVKEKLYENIKISSSKVEAPILVHEEITQ
- a CDS encoding YqzK family protein yields the protein MSFIKIAFQTIKVFIIFTGCTILFYYGIMWVSEEYQNYHRYDEPEGAALKVSNAVNEENSSLLDRLMLFYLNGE
- the deoB gene encoding phosphopentomutase, giving the protein MGINTYKRIFIIVMDSVGIGEAPDAERFGDKGADTLGHIAERMNGLNMPNMGKLGLSNIRELKGIEKAEKPLAYYTKMMEASNGKDTMTGHWEIMGLNIQTPFRVFPDGFPAELISELEQRTGRKIIGNKPASGTEILDELGEEHIKTGALIVYTSADSVLQIAAHEEIIPIEEQYKICKIARELTLDEKYMVGRVIARPFLGEPGNFKRTANRHDYALKPFDRTVMSELKDAGLDVIAIGKISDIYDGEGVTKSLRTVSNMDGMDKLVETFDMDFTGISFLNLVDFDALYGHRRDPEGYGKALEEYDARLPEVFAKMNEDDLLMITADHGNDPVAPGTDHTREYVPLLVYSKGMAEGKEISMRETFADLGATVADNFNVKMPNYGKSFLNELK
- the spoIIAB gene encoding anti-sigma F factor, which translates into the protein MKNEMNLQFSALSQNESFARVTVAAFIAQLDPTMDELTEIKTVVSEAVTNAIIHGYENDPSGTVFIQVIIEDNMIDMTIKDNGLGIVDVEEARQPLFTTKPDLERSGMGFTIMENFMDEVEVHSQPGRGTEVRLRKHLQSRKMLCN
- the spoIIAA gene encoding anti-sigma F factor antagonist, encoding MSLNINMETKHDVLCIRLSGELDHHTADDLRQKATAVIEKNEIRHIVLNLEHLSFMDSSGLGVILGRYKQIKQVHGEMVVCAISPAIQRLFDMSGLFKIIKMEPTEEFALQRLGVA